The following proteins come from a genomic window of Astatotilapia calliptera chromosome 11, fAstCal1.2, whole genome shotgun sequence:
- the LOC113032036 gene encoding protein spire homolog 1-like isoform X6: MDGRRCGGDNRGLKDAAAATRRDEEQHHNTMNSPEEAGADDLSLEEILRLYNQPINEEQAWAVCYQCCRTLATEHRGAAATGASSAATPRRISGPGGVRIQKDGSVRVDHQGCEGKYSPCTTTEVIESLGIMIYKALDYGLKENEERELSPPLEQLIDLMTNMAEAEREACLDEGYEATEEEDEVEDSDNVSGIRGYRDIFNLCTAHLPSVSDAPSHYQAVCRALYTETRELRTFLEKIKSAKENLRKMEESSEEPGRDLNELQNADWARFWVQVMRDLREGVKLKKVQERQYNPLPIEYQLTPYEMLMDDIRSKRYKLRKVMVNGDIPPRLKKSAHEVILEFIRSRPPLNPVSARKLKPQTQPPPTLHERILEEIKAERKLRPVSPDEVRRGRLDEFSPRMGRRTSSSLSLTNGSGSPRVEPSGSQSVPQRKRLLKAPSLAELDSSDSEDEIVGRKSASSSSVATSLMDDTSPESVLGKKTPPMFLPISSTPQPERRKTPQRRHSIEKETPTNVRPFQPPSKQSSKSLEEFCFPVECLSLTVEEVMHIRQVLVKAELEKFQQYKDIYNAMKKGKLCFCCRAKRFSFFTWSYTCQFCKKPVCAQCCKKMRLPSKPYSSLPIYSIGSTNTLPRERISAMASVGQGLSVAGAPGPSKPGGAAASPALKEPAKGASKGPRKAPGAATTAAAAKTDKSSSNPQRHSIQKTMSKFSKHGSLKSHEELELPPELTEDWATMEVCVDCKKFICDIIASSKHSLSLATKRARLKRKTQSFYMSSPKDREEYHPSERTISEI, translated from the exons ATGGATGGACGACGATGCGGCGGGGACAACAGAGGGCTGAAGGATGCTGCTGCAGCGACTCGCCGGGATGAGGAGCAGCATCACAACACGATGAACTCGCCGGAAGAAGCGGGAGCGGATGATCTGTCTCTGGAGGAGATACTGAGGCTTTATAACCAGCCCATCAACGAGGAACAGGCATGGGCGGTGTGCTACCAGTGCTGCAGAACACTGGCGACGGAGCACCGGGGCGCTGCCGCCACCGGAGCATCATCAGCGGCTACACCGAGGAGGATATCCGGACCGGGGGGTGTTAGGATACAGAAGGACGGGTCTGTGAGGGTGGACCACCAGGGCTGTGAAG gTAAATACAGCCCTTGCACAACAACAGAG GTGATCGAGTCTCTGGGGATCATGATTTACAAGGCTCTGGACTACGGGCTGAAGGAGAATGAGGAAAGGGAGCTGAGTCCTCCTCTAGAGCAGCTCATTGATCTCATGACTAACATGGCTGAGGCTGAGAGGGAAGCATGCCTTGACGAAGGCTACGAGgccacagaggaagaggacgaGGTGGAGGACTCTGATAACGTCTCTGGCATTCGTGGCTACAGAGATattttcaat CTGTGCACAGCTCATCTACCCAGTGTGTCAGATGCGCCCAGTCATTACCAGGCAGTGTGCCGAGCCCTGTACACAGAAACCAGAGAGCTGCGCACTTTCTTGGAGAAGATCAAGAGTGCCAAAGAG AACCTCCGTAAGATGGAGGAGTCATCAGAGGAGCCTGGCCGAGACCTGAACGAGTTACAGAATGCTGACTGG GCTCGATTCTGGGTTCAGGTGATGAGGGACCTGCGTGAAGGAGTCAAGCTGAAGAAGGTGCAGGAGCGTCAGTACAACCCTCTGCCTATTgagtaccagctcactccctaTGAGATGCTCATGGATGACATCAGGTCCAAACGCTACAAACTACGTAAAGTCATG GTCAATGGAGACATCCCACCAAGATTAAAGAAAAGTGCTCATGAAGTCATCCTGGAGTTCATCAGGTCCAGACCCCCTCTCAATCCT GTGTCAGCTCGGAAGCTGAAGCCACAGACTCAGCCTCCTCCCACGCTGCACGAGCGGATCCTGGAGGAGATCAAAGCAGAGCGGAAACTTCGCCCGGTCTCTCCTGACGAGGTCCGCAGAGGAAGGCTGG ATGAGTTCAGCCCACGTATGGGCAGGAGGACATCCAGCTCTTTGTCTCTCACCAACGGATCTGGATCACCCAGAGTCGAACCCTCTGGATCTCAGTCAGTTCCTCAGAGAAAGCGGCTCCTGAAGGCTCCCAGCCTCGCTGAACTGGACAGCTCTGACTCTGAA GATGAGATTGTTGGACGCAAATCAGCGAGCAGCTCCAGCGTGGCGACATCTCTGATGGATGACACTTCCCCAGAATCTGTGCTGGGGAAGAAAA CTCCACCCATGTTCCTGCCCATCTCCTCTACACCTCAACCAGAGAGGCGTAAGACCCCCCAGAGAAGACACTCTATTGAGAAGGAAACGCCCACAAATGTCCGACCGTTTCAGCCGCCCTCCAAGCAGAGCTCCAAGTCCCTG GAGgagttttgttttcctgtggaGTGTCTGTCTCTGACGGTGGAGGAAGTGATGCACATCAGACAGGTGCTGgtgaaggcagagctggagaAGTTCCAGCAGTACAAAGACATCTACAATGCCATGAAGAAGGGGAAG CTTTGCTTCTGTTGTCGAGCCAAAAGGTTTTCCTTCTTCACCTGGTCCTACACCTGCCAGTTCTGCAAAAA GCCTGTGTGCGCACAGTGCTGCAAAAAG ATGCGGCTGCCATCCAAACCTTATTCCAGCTTGCCCATCTACTCCATTGGCTCCACCAACACTCTCCCCAGGGAGAGAATAAGTGCCATGGCTTCTGTAGGACAAGGACTGTCAGTGGCTGGAGCCCCAGGTCCATCTAAACCAGGAGGGGCTGCTGCATCCCCCGCTTTGAAAGAACCTGCAAAAGGAGCATCTAAAGGTCCCAGAAAAGCTCCTGGGGCAGcgacaacagcagcagctgctaaaACTGACAAGTCCTCCAGTAACCCACAGCGCCACAGCATCCAGAAGACTATGTCTAA GTTTTCGAAGCACGGCTCTTTAAAGTCTCATGAAGAACTGGAGCTTCCCCCAGAGCTGACGGAGGACTGGGCTACCATGGAGGTCTGTGTGGACTGCAAGAAGTTCATCTGTGACATAATCGCCTCCAGCAAACACAGTCTGTCACTGGCCACCAAGAGGGCTCGCTTAAAACGCAAGACACAGTCATTCTACATGTCCTCCCCTAAAGATAGGGAGGAGTACCATCCCTCTGAACGAACAatcagtgaaatctga
- the LOC113032036 gene encoding protein spire homolog 1-like isoform X3 gives MDGRRCGGDNRGLKDAAAATRRDEEQHHNTMNSPEEAGADDLSLEEILRLYNQPINEEQAWAVCYQCCRTLATEHRGAAATGASSAATPRRISGPGGVRIQKDGSVRVDHQGCEGKYSPCTTTEVIESLGIMIYKALDYGLKENEERELSPPLEQLIDLMTNMAEAEREACLDEGYEATEEEDEVEDSDNVSGIRGYRDIFNLCTAHLPSVSDAPSHYQAVCRALYTETRELRTFLEKIKSAKENLRKMEESSEEPGRDLNELQNADWARFWVQVMRDLREGVKLKKVQERQYNPLPIEYQLTPYEMLMDDIRSKRYKLRKVMVNGDIPPRLKKSAHEVILEFIRSRPPLNPVSARKLKPQTQPPPTLHERILEEIKAERKLRPVSPDEVRRGRLDEFSPRMGRRTSSSLSLTNGSGSPRVEPSGSQSVPQRKRLLKAPSLAELDSSDSEDEIVGRKSASSSSVATSLMDDTSPESVLGKKTPPMFLPISSTPQPERRKTPQRRHSIEKETPTNVRPFQPPSKQSSKSLVGIEISHHSWIPFLLHPSPSTLCPLWSSNPIEVFVLGLVKTLFALCRKVYILRRDSAEEEFCFPVECLSLTVEEVMHIRQVLVKAELEKFQQYKDIYNAMKKGKLCFCCRAKRFSFFTWSYTCQFCKKPVCAQCCKKMRLPSKPYSSLPIYSIGSTNTLPRERISAMASVGQGLSVAGAPGPSKPGGAAASPALKEPAKGASKGPRKAPGAATTAAAAKTDKSSSNPQRHSIQKTMSKFSKHGSLKSHEELELPPELTEDWATMEVCVDCKKFICDIIASSKHSLSLATKRARLKRKTQSFYMSSPKDREEYHPSERTISEI, from the exons ATGGATGGACGACGATGCGGCGGGGACAACAGAGGGCTGAAGGATGCTGCTGCAGCGACTCGCCGGGATGAGGAGCAGCATCACAACACGATGAACTCGCCGGAAGAAGCGGGAGCGGATGATCTGTCTCTGGAGGAGATACTGAGGCTTTATAACCAGCCCATCAACGAGGAACAGGCATGGGCGGTGTGCTACCAGTGCTGCAGAACACTGGCGACGGAGCACCGGGGCGCTGCCGCCACCGGAGCATCATCAGCGGCTACACCGAGGAGGATATCCGGACCGGGGGGTGTTAGGATACAGAAGGACGGGTCTGTGAGGGTGGACCACCAGGGCTGTGAAG gTAAATACAGCCCTTGCACAACAACAGAG GTGATCGAGTCTCTGGGGATCATGATTTACAAGGCTCTGGACTACGGGCTGAAGGAGAATGAGGAAAGGGAGCTGAGTCCTCCTCTAGAGCAGCTCATTGATCTCATGACTAACATGGCTGAGGCTGAGAGGGAAGCATGCCTTGACGAAGGCTACGAGgccacagaggaagaggacgaGGTGGAGGACTCTGATAACGTCTCTGGCATTCGTGGCTACAGAGATattttcaat CTGTGCACAGCTCATCTACCCAGTGTGTCAGATGCGCCCAGTCATTACCAGGCAGTGTGCCGAGCCCTGTACACAGAAACCAGAGAGCTGCGCACTTTCTTGGAGAAGATCAAGAGTGCCAAAGAG AACCTCCGTAAGATGGAGGAGTCATCAGAGGAGCCTGGCCGAGACCTGAACGAGTTACAGAATGCTGACTGG GCTCGATTCTGGGTTCAGGTGATGAGGGACCTGCGTGAAGGAGTCAAGCTGAAGAAGGTGCAGGAGCGTCAGTACAACCCTCTGCCTATTgagtaccagctcactccctaTGAGATGCTCATGGATGACATCAGGTCCAAACGCTACAAACTACGTAAAGTCATG GTCAATGGAGACATCCCACCAAGATTAAAGAAAAGTGCTCATGAAGTCATCCTGGAGTTCATCAGGTCCAGACCCCCTCTCAATCCT GTGTCAGCTCGGAAGCTGAAGCCACAGACTCAGCCTCCTCCCACGCTGCACGAGCGGATCCTGGAGGAGATCAAAGCAGAGCGGAAACTTCGCCCGGTCTCTCCTGACGAGGTCCGCAGAGGAAGGCTGG ATGAGTTCAGCCCACGTATGGGCAGGAGGACATCCAGCTCTTTGTCTCTCACCAACGGATCTGGATCACCCAGAGTCGAACCCTCTGGATCTCAGTCAGTTCCTCAGAGAAAGCGGCTCCTGAAGGCTCCCAGCCTCGCTGAACTGGACAGCTCTGACTCTGAA GATGAGATTGTTGGACGCAAATCAGCGAGCAGCTCCAGCGTGGCGACATCTCTGATGGATGACACTTCCCCAGAATCTGTGCTGGGGAAGAAAA CTCCACCCATGTTCCTGCCCATCTCCTCTACACCTCAACCAGAGAGGCGTAAGACCCCCCAGAGAAGACACTCTATTGAGAAGGAAACGCCCACAAATGTCCGACCGTTTCAGCCGCCCTCCAAGCAGAGCTCCAAGTCCCTG GTTGGAATCGAAATCTCGCATCACTCCTGGATTCCCTTCCTTCTCCACCCTTCTCCCTCTACTCTGTGCCCTTTGTGGAGCTCCAACCCTATCGAGGTGTTTGTGTTGGGGTTGGTGAAGACACTTTTTGCTCTGTGCAGGAAGGTTTACATCCTTCGAAGAGACTCGGCCGAG GAGgagttttgttttcctgtggaGTGTCTGTCTCTGACGGTGGAGGAAGTGATGCACATCAGACAGGTGCTGgtgaaggcagagctggagaAGTTCCAGCAGTACAAAGACATCTACAATGCCATGAAGAAGGGGAAG CTTTGCTTCTGTTGTCGAGCCAAAAGGTTTTCCTTCTTCACCTGGTCCTACACCTGCCAGTTCTGCAAAAA GCCTGTGTGCGCACAGTGCTGCAAAAAG ATGCGGCTGCCATCCAAACCTTATTCCAGCTTGCCCATCTACTCCATTGGCTCCACCAACACTCTCCCCAGGGAGAGAATAAGTGCCATGGCTTCTGTAGGACAAGGACTGTCAGTGGCTGGAGCCCCAGGTCCATCTAAACCAGGAGGGGCTGCTGCATCCCCCGCTTTGAAAGAACCTGCAAAAGGAGCATCTAAAGGTCCCAGAAAAGCTCCTGGGGCAGcgacaacagcagcagctgctaaaACTGACAAGTCCTCCAGTAACCCACAGCGCCACAGCATCCAGAAGACTATGTCTAA GTTTTCGAAGCACGGCTCTTTAAAGTCTCATGAAGAACTGGAGCTTCCCCCAGAGCTGACGGAGGACTGGGCTACCATGGAGGTCTGTGTGGACTGCAAGAAGTTCATCTGTGACATAATCGCCTCCAGCAAACACAGTCTGTCACTGGCCACCAAGAGGGCTCGCTTAAAACGCAAGACACAGTCATTCTACATGTCCTCCCCTAAAGATAGGGAGGAGTACCATCCCTCTGAACGAACAatcagtgaaatctga
- the LOC113032036 gene encoding protein spire homolog 1-like isoform X4, translating into MDGRRCGGDNRGLKDAAAATRRDEEQHHNTMNSPEEAGADDLSLEEILRLYNQPINEEQAWAVCYQCCRTLATEHRGAAATGASSAATPRRISGPGGVRIQKDGSVRVDHQGCEGKYSPCTTTEVIESLGIMIYKALDYGLKENEERELSPPLEQLIDLMTNMAEAEREACLDEGYEATEEEDEVEDSDNVSGIRGYRDIFNLCTAHLPSVSDAPSHYQAVCRALYTETRELRTFLEKIKSAKENLRKMEESSEEPGRDLNELQNADWARFWVQVMRDLREGVKLKKVQERQYNPLPIEYQLTPYEMLMDDIRSKRYKLRKVMVNGDIPPRLKKSAHEVILEFIRSRPPLNPVSARKLKPQTQPPPTLHERILEEIKAERKLRPVSPDEVRRGRLGFGKTRSMPQDLFRTGIDEFSPRMGRRTSSSLSLTNGSGSPRVEPSGSQSVPQRKRLLKAPSLAELDSSDSEDEIVGRKSASSSSVATSLMDDTSPESVLGKKTPPMFLPISSTPQPERRKTPQRRHSIEKETPTNVRPFQPPSKQSSKSLEEFCFPVECLSLTVEEVMHIRQVLVKAELEKFQQYKDIYNAMKKGKLCFCCRAKRFSFFTWSYTCQFCKKPVCAQCCKKMRLPSKPYSSLPIYSIGSTNTLPRERISAMASVGQGLSVAGAPGPSKPGGAAASPALKEPAKGASKGPRKAPGAATTAAAAKTDKSSSNPQRHSIQKTMSKFSKHGSLKSHEELELPPELTEDWATMEVCVDCKKFICDIIASSKHSLSLATKRARLKRKTQSFYMSSPKDREEYHPSERTISEI; encoded by the exons ATGGATGGACGACGATGCGGCGGGGACAACAGAGGGCTGAAGGATGCTGCTGCAGCGACTCGCCGGGATGAGGAGCAGCATCACAACACGATGAACTCGCCGGAAGAAGCGGGAGCGGATGATCTGTCTCTGGAGGAGATACTGAGGCTTTATAACCAGCCCATCAACGAGGAACAGGCATGGGCGGTGTGCTACCAGTGCTGCAGAACACTGGCGACGGAGCACCGGGGCGCTGCCGCCACCGGAGCATCATCAGCGGCTACACCGAGGAGGATATCCGGACCGGGGGGTGTTAGGATACAGAAGGACGGGTCTGTGAGGGTGGACCACCAGGGCTGTGAAG gTAAATACAGCCCTTGCACAACAACAGAG GTGATCGAGTCTCTGGGGATCATGATTTACAAGGCTCTGGACTACGGGCTGAAGGAGAATGAGGAAAGGGAGCTGAGTCCTCCTCTAGAGCAGCTCATTGATCTCATGACTAACATGGCTGAGGCTGAGAGGGAAGCATGCCTTGACGAAGGCTACGAGgccacagaggaagaggacgaGGTGGAGGACTCTGATAACGTCTCTGGCATTCGTGGCTACAGAGATattttcaat CTGTGCACAGCTCATCTACCCAGTGTGTCAGATGCGCCCAGTCATTACCAGGCAGTGTGCCGAGCCCTGTACACAGAAACCAGAGAGCTGCGCACTTTCTTGGAGAAGATCAAGAGTGCCAAAGAG AACCTCCGTAAGATGGAGGAGTCATCAGAGGAGCCTGGCCGAGACCTGAACGAGTTACAGAATGCTGACTGG GCTCGATTCTGGGTTCAGGTGATGAGGGACCTGCGTGAAGGAGTCAAGCTGAAGAAGGTGCAGGAGCGTCAGTACAACCCTCTGCCTATTgagtaccagctcactccctaTGAGATGCTCATGGATGACATCAGGTCCAAACGCTACAAACTACGTAAAGTCATG GTCAATGGAGACATCCCACCAAGATTAAAGAAAAGTGCTCATGAAGTCATCCTGGAGTTCATCAGGTCCAGACCCCCTCTCAATCCT GTGTCAGCTCGGAAGCTGAAGCCACAGACTCAGCCTCCTCCCACGCTGCACGAGCGGATCCTGGAGGAGATCAAAGCAGAGCGGAAACTTCGCCCGGTCTCTCCTGACGAGGTCCGCAGAGGAAGGCTGG GTTTCGGCAAAACTCGCAGTATGCCGCAGGATTTATTCCGTACTGGAATAG ATGAGTTCAGCCCACGTATGGGCAGGAGGACATCCAGCTCTTTGTCTCTCACCAACGGATCTGGATCACCCAGAGTCGAACCCTCTGGATCTCAGTCAGTTCCTCAGAGAAAGCGGCTCCTGAAGGCTCCCAGCCTCGCTGAACTGGACAGCTCTGACTCTGAA GATGAGATTGTTGGACGCAAATCAGCGAGCAGCTCCAGCGTGGCGACATCTCTGATGGATGACACTTCCCCAGAATCTGTGCTGGGGAAGAAAA CTCCACCCATGTTCCTGCCCATCTCCTCTACACCTCAACCAGAGAGGCGTAAGACCCCCCAGAGAAGACACTCTATTGAGAAGGAAACGCCCACAAATGTCCGACCGTTTCAGCCGCCCTCCAAGCAGAGCTCCAAGTCCCTG GAGgagttttgttttcctgtggaGTGTCTGTCTCTGACGGTGGAGGAAGTGATGCACATCAGACAGGTGCTGgtgaaggcagagctggagaAGTTCCAGCAGTACAAAGACATCTACAATGCCATGAAGAAGGGGAAG CTTTGCTTCTGTTGTCGAGCCAAAAGGTTTTCCTTCTTCACCTGGTCCTACACCTGCCAGTTCTGCAAAAA GCCTGTGTGCGCACAGTGCTGCAAAAAG ATGCGGCTGCCATCCAAACCTTATTCCAGCTTGCCCATCTACTCCATTGGCTCCACCAACACTCTCCCCAGGGAGAGAATAAGTGCCATGGCTTCTGTAGGACAAGGACTGTCAGTGGCTGGAGCCCCAGGTCCATCTAAACCAGGAGGGGCTGCTGCATCCCCCGCTTTGAAAGAACCTGCAAAAGGAGCATCTAAAGGTCCCAGAAAAGCTCCTGGGGCAGcgacaacagcagcagctgctaaaACTGACAAGTCCTCCAGTAACCCACAGCGCCACAGCATCCAGAAGACTATGTCTAA GTTTTCGAAGCACGGCTCTTTAAAGTCTCATGAAGAACTGGAGCTTCCCCCAGAGCTGACGGAGGACTGGGCTACCATGGAGGTCTGTGTGGACTGCAAGAAGTTCATCTGTGACATAATCGCCTCCAGCAAACACAGTCTGTCACTGGCCACCAAGAGGGCTCGCTTAAAACGCAAGACACAGTCATTCTACATGTCCTCCCCTAAAGATAGGGAGGAGTACCATCCCTCTGAACGAACAatcagtgaaatctga
- the LOC113032036 gene encoding protein spire homolog 1-like isoform X1 yields the protein MDGRRCGGDNRGLKDAAAATRRDEEQHHNTMNSPEEAGADDLSLEEILRLYNQPINEEQAWAVCYQCCRTLATEHRGAAATGASSAATPRRISGPGGVRIQKDGSVRVDHQGCEGKYSPCTTTEVIESLGIMIYKALDYGLKENEERELSPPLEQLIDLMTNMAEAEREACLDEGYEATEEEDEVEDSDNVSGIRGYRDIFNLCTAHLPSVSDAPSHYQAVCRALYTETRELRTFLEKIKSAKENLRKMEESSEEPGRDLNELQNADWARFWVQVMRDLREGVKLKKVQERQYNPLPIEYQLTPYEMLMDDIRSKRYKLRKVMVNGDIPPRLKKSAHEVILEFIRSRPPLNPVSARKLKPQTQPPPTLHERILEEIKAERKLRPVSPDEVRRGRLGFGKTRSMPQDLFRTGIDEFSPRMGRRTSSSLSLTNGSGSPRVEPSGSQSVPQRKRLLKAPSLAELDSSDSEDEIVGRKSASSSSVATSLMDDTSPESVLGKKTPPMFLPISSTPQPERRKTPQRRHSIEKETPTNVRPFQPPSKQSSKSLVGIEISHHSWIPFLLHPSPSTLCPLWSSNPIEVFVLGLVKTLFALCRKVYILRRDSAEEEFCFPVECLSLTVEEVMHIRQVLVKAELEKFQQYKDIYNAMKKGKLCFCCRAKRFSFFTWSYTCQFCKKPVCAQCCKKMRLPSKPYSSLPIYSIGSTNTLPRERISAMASVGQGLSVAGAPGPSKPGGAAASPALKEPAKGASKGPRKAPGAATTAAAAKTDKSSSNPQRHSIQKTMSKFSKHGSLKSHEELELPPELTEDWATMEVCVDCKKFICDIIASSKHSLSLATKRARLKRKTQSFYMSSPKDREEYHPSERTISEI from the exons ATGGATGGACGACGATGCGGCGGGGACAACAGAGGGCTGAAGGATGCTGCTGCAGCGACTCGCCGGGATGAGGAGCAGCATCACAACACGATGAACTCGCCGGAAGAAGCGGGAGCGGATGATCTGTCTCTGGAGGAGATACTGAGGCTTTATAACCAGCCCATCAACGAGGAACAGGCATGGGCGGTGTGCTACCAGTGCTGCAGAACACTGGCGACGGAGCACCGGGGCGCTGCCGCCACCGGAGCATCATCAGCGGCTACACCGAGGAGGATATCCGGACCGGGGGGTGTTAGGATACAGAAGGACGGGTCTGTGAGGGTGGACCACCAGGGCTGTGAAG gTAAATACAGCCCTTGCACAACAACAGAG GTGATCGAGTCTCTGGGGATCATGATTTACAAGGCTCTGGACTACGGGCTGAAGGAGAATGAGGAAAGGGAGCTGAGTCCTCCTCTAGAGCAGCTCATTGATCTCATGACTAACATGGCTGAGGCTGAGAGGGAAGCATGCCTTGACGAAGGCTACGAGgccacagaggaagaggacgaGGTGGAGGACTCTGATAACGTCTCTGGCATTCGTGGCTACAGAGATattttcaat CTGTGCACAGCTCATCTACCCAGTGTGTCAGATGCGCCCAGTCATTACCAGGCAGTGTGCCGAGCCCTGTACACAGAAACCAGAGAGCTGCGCACTTTCTTGGAGAAGATCAAGAGTGCCAAAGAG AACCTCCGTAAGATGGAGGAGTCATCAGAGGAGCCTGGCCGAGACCTGAACGAGTTACAGAATGCTGACTGG GCTCGATTCTGGGTTCAGGTGATGAGGGACCTGCGTGAAGGAGTCAAGCTGAAGAAGGTGCAGGAGCGTCAGTACAACCCTCTGCCTATTgagtaccagctcactccctaTGAGATGCTCATGGATGACATCAGGTCCAAACGCTACAAACTACGTAAAGTCATG GTCAATGGAGACATCCCACCAAGATTAAAGAAAAGTGCTCATGAAGTCATCCTGGAGTTCATCAGGTCCAGACCCCCTCTCAATCCT GTGTCAGCTCGGAAGCTGAAGCCACAGACTCAGCCTCCTCCCACGCTGCACGAGCGGATCCTGGAGGAGATCAAAGCAGAGCGGAAACTTCGCCCGGTCTCTCCTGACGAGGTCCGCAGAGGAAGGCTGG GTTTCGGCAAAACTCGCAGTATGCCGCAGGATTTATTCCGTACTGGAATAG ATGAGTTCAGCCCACGTATGGGCAGGAGGACATCCAGCTCTTTGTCTCTCACCAACGGATCTGGATCACCCAGAGTCGAACCCTCTGGATCTCAGTCAGTTCCTCAGAGAAAGCGGCTCCTGAAGGCTCCCAGCCTCGCTGAACTGGACAGCTCTGACTCTGAA GATGAGATTGTTGGACGCAAATCAGCGAGCAGCTCCAGCGTGGCGACATCTCTGATGGATGACACTTCCCCAGAATCTGTGCTGGGGAAGAAAA CTCCACCCATGTTCCTGCCCATCTCCTCTACACCTCAACCAGAGAGGCGTAAGACCCCCCAGAGAAGACACTCTATTGAGAAGGAAACGCCCACAAATGTCCGACCGTTTCAGCCGCCCTCCAAGCAGAGCTCCAAGTCCCTG GTTGGAATCGAAATCTCGCATCACTCCTGGATTCCCTTCCTTCTCCACCCTTCTCCCTCTACTCTGTGCCCTTTGTGGAGCTCCAACCCTATCGAGGTGTTTGTGTTGGGGTTGGTGAAGACACTTTTTGCTCTGTGCAGGAAGGTTTACATCCTTCGAAGAGACTCGGCCGAG GAGgagttttgttttcctgtggaGTGTCTGTCTCTGACGGTGGAGGAAGTGATGCACATCAGACAGGTGCTGgtgaaggcagagctggagaAGTTCCAGCAGTACAAAGACATCTACAATGCCATGAAGAAGGGGAAG CTTTGCTTCTGTTGTCGAGCCAAAAGGTTTTCCTTCTTCACCTGGTCCTACACCTGCCAGTTCTGCAAAAA GCCTGTGTGCGCACAGTGCTGCAAAAAG ATGCGGCTGCCATCCAAACCTTATTCCAGCTTGCCCATCTACTCCATTGGCTCCACCAACACTCTCCCCAGGGAGAGAATAAGTGCCATGGCTTCTGTAGGACAAGGACTGTCAGTGGCTGGAGCCCCAGGTCCATCTAAACCAGGAGGGGCTGCTGCATCCCCCGCTTTGAAAGAACCTGCAAAAGGAGCATCTAAAGGTCCCAGAAAAGCTCCTGGGGCAGcgacaacagcagcagctgctaaaACTGACAAGTCCTCCAGTAACCCACAGCGCCACAGCATCCAGAAGACTATGTCTAA GTTTTCGAAGCACGGCTCTTTAAAGTCTCATGAAGAACTGGAGCTTCCCCCAGAGCTGACGGAGGACTGGGCTACCATGGAGGTCTGTGTGGACTGCAAGAAGTTCATCTGTGACATAATCGCCTCCAGCAAACACAGTCTGTCACTGGCCACCAAGAGGGCTCGCTTAAAACGCAAGACACAGTCATTCTACATGTCCTCCCCTAAAGATAGGGAGGAGTACCATCCCTCTGAACGAACAatcagtgaaatctga